From the Exiguobacterium aurantiacum genome, one window contains:
- a CDS encoding bifunctional cystathionine gamma-lyase/homocysteine desulfhydrase, producing MRTKTALIHGGKTTDPLTGAVTPPIYQTSTYKQDGIGNLREGYEYSRTANPTRTALETLIADIEGGANGFAFGSGMAAISTILMLMKSGDHVIVGSDVYGGTYRVFNRVFQSLGLEASFVDTADTQAVREALQPNTKMIYVETPTNPLLNVTDMRLIRAIADEADVLFVVDNTFMTPYFQNPIELGADYVLHSATKYLGGHSDVVAGLVVARTEELGERLAFLQNSVGAVLGPQDSFLVVRGIKTLAVRMEEIEANALALVDYLTKHEAVSRVLHPSVGSEEAKRVHLSQARGFGGMIAFDVGSAEAAELVVAKTKYFTLAESLGAVESLISVPARMTHASIPAERRLELGITDGLVRISVGLEDVQDLIEDLEQALAAVATIPN from the coding sequence ATGCGTACAAAAACAGCACTCATTCACGGCGGTAAAACGACGGACCCGTTGACGGGAGCCGTCACACCACCGATTTATCAGACGAGCACGTATAAGCAGGATGGCATTGGCAATCTTCGCGAAGGGTATGAATATTCGCGTACGGCCAACCCGACACGGACGGCGCTCGAGACGCTCATCGCCGATATCGAGGGTGGTGCCAATGGATTCGCATTCGGTTCTGGGATGGCAGCCATCTCGACGATTTTAATGTTAATGAAATCAGGGGACCACGTCATCGTCGGTTCTGATGTATATGGGGGAACGTACCGTGTATTCAATCGAGTATTTCAATCACTTGGCTTGGAGGCATCTTTTGTCGATACGGCCGATACGCAAGCGGTCCGGGAAGCACTTCAACCGAACACGAAAATGATTTACGTCGAGACACCGACGAACCCGTTGTTGAACGTGACCGACATGCGCCTTATCCGCGCCATTGCCGACGAAGCGGACGTCCTGTTCGTCGTCGATAACACGTTCATGACACCGTATTTCCAAAACCCAATCGAACTCGGGGCGGACTACGTGCTTCATAGTGCCACGAAATATTTGGGCGGCCATAGCGACGTCGTCGCCGGTCTCGTCGTCGCCCGCACGGAAGAGCTTGGGGAGCGCTTGGCGTTCTTGCAAAACTCAGTCGGCGCGGTGCTTGGACCGCAAGACAGCTTCCTTGTCGTCCGCGGTATCAAGACGCTCGCAGTCCGCATGGAAGAGATTGAAGCGAATGCGCTCGCTCTTGTCGATTACTTGACGAAGCACGAGGCGGTGAGCCGTGTCCTGCATCCGAGCGTCGGTAGCGAAGAAGCGAAGCGGGTTCACTTGTCACAGGCACGCGGCTTCGGTGGCATGATTGCCTTCGACGTCGGTTCAGCCGAGGCGGCCGAACTCGTCGTCGCGAAGACGAAGTACTTCACCCTCGCCGAGAGTCTCGGCGCAGTCGAGAGCTTGATTAGTGTCCCGGCCCGGATGACCCATGCGTCAATTCCAGCGGAGCGCCGTCTCGAGCTCGGGATTACGGACGGGCTCGTCCGCATCTCGGTCGGCCTCGAAGATGTACAAGATTTGATTGAAGATTTGGAGCAGGCGCTCGCGGCCGTGGCGACGATTCCGAACTAA
- the floA gene encoding flotillin-like protein FloA (flotillin-like protein involved in membrane lipid rafts) has protein sequence MTPELLTTLLISGGGLIALAVFFTFVPVGLWISSFAAGVHVSIFTLVGMRLRRVVPSKIVNPLIKAVKAGIGLNTNQLESHFLAGGNVDRVVNALIAAHRANIELSFERAAAIDLAGRNVLEAVQMSVNPKVIETPFIAGVAMDGIEVKAKARITVRANIDRLVGGAGEETIIARVGEGVVSTIGSQHNHKHVLENPDMISRTVLTKGLDSGTAFEILSIDIADIDIGKNIGAVLQTDQAEADKKIAQAKAEERRAMAIAREQEMKSSVEEMRAKVVAAEAEVPLAMADALRHGKLGVMDYVNYLNVQADTEMRKAIGHPVESDKE, from the coding sequence ATGACACCAGAATTATTGACCACTTTACTCATCTCAGGTGGAGGATTGATTGCGCTCGCCGTATTCTTCACGTTCGTACCGGTCGGGCTGTGGATCAGCTCGTTCGCGGCTGGCGTTCACGTCTCGATCTTCACATTGGTCGGGATGCGGCTCCGTCGCGTCGTGCCATCGAAAATTGTCAACCCGCTTATCAAAGCGGTCAAAGCCGGCATCGGTTTGAACACGAACCAGCTTGAGAGTCACTTCTTGGCCGGTGGTAACGTCGACCGTGTCGTCAACGCCTTGATTGCGGCCCACCGTGCCAATATCGAATTATCGTTCGAACGTGCCGCGGCAATCGACCTTGCCGGCCGTAACGTGTTAGAGGCGGTTCAAATGTCTGTCAACCCGAAAGTCATTGAAACACCGTTCATCGCCGGTGTGGCTATGGACGGGATTGAAGTGAAGGCGAAAGCTCGAATCACGGTCCGTGCCAACATCGACCGTCTTGTCGGTGGTGCCGGGGAAGAGACGATTATCGCCCGTGTCGGTGAAGGGGTCGTCTCGACGATTGGTTCACAGCACAACCATAAGCACGTCTTGGAGAACCCAGATATGATTTCACGTACCGTATTGACGAAAGGTCTTGATTCAGGGACCGCGTTTGAAATCCTATCGATCGATATCGCTGACATTGATATCGGTAAAAACATTGGGGCGGTCCTCCAGACCGACCAAGCCGAAGCAGATAAGAAAATCGCGCAAGCGAAAGCAGAAGAACGCCGCGCGATGGCAATTGCCCGTGAGCAAGAGATGAAATCGTCGGTCGAAGAGATGCGCGCCAAAGTCGTCGCGGCCGAGGCGGAAGTCCCGCTCGCGATGGCAGACGCCCTTCGTCACGGCAAACTCGGTGTCATGGACTACGTCAACTACTTGAACGTCCAAGCTGATACGGAAATGCGCAAAGCCATCGGTCACCCTGTCGAATCTGACAAAGAGTGA
- a CDS encoding class I SAM-dependent methyltransferase, which produces MGLQFMDIFKEWASEYDATVTGHDEQYREVFAGYETMLGEVVDQLEGRVMEFGSGTGNLSAKILERHELISVEPSPEMRAVAAEKLQLDIVDGDFLNYPTDQQVDTIVSSYAFHHLTDDEKRTAIRSYVDHLDAPRFVLLDTMFASQSAKRDILDWAEANGYTDLLEDLNREYYPYTQTIQAMLEANGYTVSLTQKNKFVWLVVATKQTGGTQS; this is translated from the coding sequence ATGGGATTACAATTCATGGACATTTTTAAAGAATGGGCGTCAGAATACGACGCGACCGTGACCGGACATGACGAACAATATCGTGAAGTGTTCGCCGGATACGAGACGATGCTCGGTGAGGTCGTCGACCAATTAGAAGGTCGGGTCATGGAGTTCGGCAGCGGGACAGGGAACTTGAGCGCAAAAATCTTGGAGCGCCACGAATTGATTTCGGTGGAGCCCTCTCCAGAAATGCGCGCCGTCGCGGCCGAGAAGTTACAACTCGATATCGTCGACGGTGACTTCCTTAACTATCCGACGGATCAACAGGTCGATACGATCGTGTCGTCCTATGCGTTCCATCATTTGACGGATGACGAGAAACGGACGGCGATTCGAAGTTATGTCGATCATCTCGACGCTCCCCGTTTCGTCTTGCTCGATACGATGTTCGCCTCGCAATCGGCGAAACGGGACATCTTGGACTGGGCCGAAGCGAACGGCTATACCGATTTACTCGAGGATTTGAATCGAGAGTATTACCCGTATACGCAAACAATTCAAGCGATGCTCGAAGCAAATGGCTACACGGTTAGCCTGACGCAAAAGAATAAATTCGTCTGGCTCGTCGTGGCCACGAAACAAACAGGAGGAACTCAATCATGA
- a CDS encoding GatB/YqeY domain-containing protein — translation MSLQERLTDDMKQAMRAKQKDRLTTIRMVKASLQNEAIKFGRQDLTEEEELTVLNREMKQRRDSLREFESAGREDLASKVADEIVVLEAYMPEQLSEDEVTAIVKAAIAQTNATGPSDMGKVMGVVMPQVKGKADGGLVNRIVKQQLTN, via the coding sequence ATGAGTCTTCAAGAACGCTTGACGGACGACATGAAGCAAGCCATGCGCGCGAAACAGAAAGATCGTCTCACGACGATCCGGATGGTCAAAGCGTCGCTCCAAAATGAGGCCATCAAATTTGGTCGACAAGATCTAACTGAGGAAGAGGAACTCACGGTGCTCAACCGAGAGATGAAACAGCGCAGAGACTCCCTCCGAGAATTCGAAAGCGCTGGTCGTGAAGACCTTGCTTCTAAAGTAGCTGACGAGATTGTCGTACTAGAGGCCTATATGCCTGAACAACTTTCTGAAGATGAAGTCACGGCGATCGTAAAAGCAGCTATTGCTCAAACGAATGCTACAGGCCCGTCGGATATGGGTAAGGTGATGGGCGTCGTCATGCCTCAAGTTAAAGGCAAGGCAGACGGTGGTCTTGTGAACCGCATTGTCAAACAACAATTGACGAATTAA
- a CDS encoding S-ribosylhomocysteine lyase: protein MKSYKVESFNLDHTKVQAPYVRLAGVKKGTADTIYKYDIRFIQPNEGLMPMRAVHSLEHLIAENSRSHSNQIIDVSPMGCQTGFYWTMLNDGDYEAMLDLVEATLRDAANATELPAQNPIQCGSANHHDFEGAKKLAADMLAKRDEWHIIFKDEA from the coding sequence ATGAAAAGTTATAAAGTCGAAAGCTTTAATTTAGACCATACAAAAGTACAAGCCCCATACGTCCGTCTAGCCGGAGTGAAGAAAGGGACGGCCGATACGATTTATAAATATGACATTCGCTTCATTCAACCGAACGAGGGTCTCATGCCGATGCGGGCCGTCCATTCGCTCGAGCACTTGATTGCAGAAAACAGCCGCAGCCACTCGAACCAAATCATCGACGTATCACCGATGGGTTGCCAGACAGGCTTCTATTGGACGATGTTGAATGATGGGGATTACGAAGCGATGCTCGACCTTGTCGAAGCGACACTCCGCGACGCAGCAAATGCGACGGAGTTACCGGCACAAAACCCGATTCAATGCGGAAGCGCGAACCATCACGATTTCGAGGGCGCGAAGAAGCTCGCGGCCGATATGCTCGCTAAGCGTGACGAGTGGCACATCATCTTCAAGGACGAAGCATAA
- the rpsU gene encoding 30S ribosomal protein S21 has product MRREGKLVETRVRKNESLEDALRRFKRGVSKDGTLAEVRKRRHYEKPSVKRKLKSEAARKRKKF; this is encoded by the coding sequence ATTCGGAGGGAGGGAAAACTAGTGGAAACTCGTGTCCGTAAAAACGAATCGCTTGAAGACGCTCTTCGTCGTTTCAAACGCGGTGTTTCGAAAGATGGCACTCTTGCCGAAGTTCGCAAACGTCGTCACTACGAAAAGCCAAGCGTAAAACGTAAATTGAAATCAGAAGCTGCGCGTAAGCGTAAGAAATTCTAA
- the rarD gene encoding EamA family transporter RarD, protein MNRVNKGVMPTVGAYVMWGVLPIYWKFLQEIPSGQILAHRIVWSFLFILLVLKWTKQWTEFNYALRHRATRNAFMLNGFIVSANWFVYIWAVNHGYIIEASLGYYINPLVSMVLGVLVFRESLNRVQWLAVTVAAIGVLVLTFGYGSFPWIAFILASTFGFYGMVKKRRPLASTVSLGIETLAVVPVAIIFLGWQTSQGGLTMTTEPVIWVALVGTGVMTALPLLLFGYGAQHIPFTLVGFLQFIAPTLSLAIGVILYNEPFTGYHIFAFTCIWIAIFFFSWNSWVQTRKRRQLV, encoded by the coding sequence GTGAACAGAGTGAACAAAGGCGTCATGCCGACGGTCGGGGCCTACGTCATGTGGGGCGTCCTACCGATTTATTGGAAGTTTTTGCAGGAAATACCGAGCGGTCAAATCTTGGCCCATCGCATCGTCTGGTCGTTCCTCTTCATCTTACTCGTCTTGAAATGGACGAAACAGTGGACCGAGTTCAACTATGCGCTCCGACACCGGGCGACACGGAACGCCTTCATGTTGAACGGATTTATCGTCAGTGCCAACTGGTTCGTGTACATATGGGCGGTCAATCACGGCTATATCATCGAAGCGTCACTCGGCTATTACATCAATCCGCTCGTCAGCATGGTGTTAGGCGTGCTTGTTTTTCGGGAATCATTAAATCGAGTGCAGTGGCTGGCGGTGACCGTGGCGGCGATCGGTGTGCTCGTCTTGACGTTTGGGTACGGGTCGTTCCCGTGGATCGCGTTCATCCTGGCCAGTACGTTCGGGTTTTATGGGATGGTAAAGAAACGCCGTCCACTTGCCTCGACGGTCAGCCTCGGTATCGAGACGCTCGCGGTCGTGCCGGTCGCCATCATTTTCTTGGGCTGGCAGACGTCACAGGGCGGATTGACGATGACGACTGAACCGGTCATTTGGGTTGCCTTGGTCGGGACAGGCGTGATGACGGCTTTGCCGCTACTTTTGTTCGGGTACGGGGCGCAACATATCCCGTTCACGCTCGTCGGGTTTCTTCAATTCATCGCACCGACGCTCAGTCTCGCGATCGGGGTCATCCTCTATAATGAACCGTTCACGGGCTATCACATTTTTGCGTTCACGTGTATATGGATTGCCATTTTCTTCTTTAGTTGGAACAGTTGGGTGCAGACGCGAAAACGTCGTCAACTCGTCTAA
- a CDS encoding NfeD family protein, with protein sequence MTFGLGVILTVFFVGIVLLGIEVFVAGFGLFGVLGIGAVVASLIMAGATIGQLWLSLGLATAIVAGLGFWAYRRLQSNRSLMYKGLILTDSTSSDKGYLSHDDRKQLLGKVGVTLTPLRPAGTAEIDGERIDVVTEGSYLDSQTKIQVYKVDSGRVVVRSFIEPKEDVTE encoded by the coding sequence ATGACATTTGGTCTCGGAGTGATTCTGACGGTGTTTTTTGTCGGAATCGTCCTTCTAGGAATTGAAGTGTTCGTTGCCGGTTTTGGATTGTTCGGCGTGCTTGGGATTGGGGCGGTCGTCGCCAGTTTGATTATGGCGGGTGCAACCATCGGACAACTGTGGTTGTCACTCGGGTTAGCCACGGCCATCGTCGCTGGACTCGGTTTTTGGGCATATCGTCGCCTGCAGTCCAATCGTTCGCTCATGTATAAAGGGTTGATTTTGACCGATTCGACGTCATCAGATAAAGGGTATCTGTCCCACGATGACCGCAAACAGTTGCTCGGAAAAGTCGGGGTCACGTTGACGCCGCTTCGCCCGGCAGGTACCGCTGAGATTGACGGAGAACGGATTGATGTCGTGACTGAAGGTAGCTATCTCGATTCGCAAACTAAAATTCAGGTATATAAAGTCGATTCAGGACGCGTCGTCGTCCGTAGCTTTATAGAGCCGAAGGAGGATGTAACAGAATGA
- a CDS encoding PLP-dependent cysteine synthase family protein yields the protein MIVQSVYELIGETPLLELRTLPVPPGVKVYGKLEMMNPGGSVKDRLGLQLIERALERGQLERGGTVVEPTAGNTGIGLALACQRHGIQLMTVTPEKFSQEKQALMALLGATVVNTPTELGMKGAIARAKELAVEHGAYVPEQFSNPDNPDAYVDTLALELQADLPNIDVFVAGAGSGGTFTGVASKLRPNGTKTIVVEPEGSILNGGEPGPHKTEGIGVESWPAFLPRDLVDGIYTITDEEAFYYVAHLAKQEGLLVGSSSGAAIAACVQEAAQMTEGVIVTILPDSVERYLSQGIVKEAEYAYKNSTHSRR from the coding sequence ATGATTGTCCAAAGCGTCTATGAATTGATTGGGGAGACGCCTCTACTCGAATTGCGGACGTTGCCGGTGCCGCCGGGTGTGAAAGTATACGGTAAGCTCGAGATGATGAATCCGGGCGGAAGCGTCAAGGACCGGCTCGGTCTACAATTGATTGAACGGGCGCTTGAACGTGGACAACTTGAACGCGGGGGAACGGTCGTCGAACCGACGGCCGGGAACACCGGAATCGGGCTCGCGCTCGCCTGTCAACGTCACGGCATCCAGTTGATGACCGTCACTCCGGAGAAGTTCAGTCAAGAGAAGCAGGCGTTGATGGCACTACTCGGGGCGACCGTCGTCAACACGCCGACGGAGCTCGGGATGAAAGGCGCTATCGCGCGGGCGAAAGAGCTCGCCGTCGAACATGGCGCCTATGTGCCGGAACAGTTCTCGAATCCGGACAATCCGGACGCGTACGTCGATACGCTCGCCCTTGAACTTCAGGCCGACCTCCCGAACATCGATGTGTTTGTCGCCGGGGCCGGATCCGGCGGTACGTTCACAGGTGTCGCGAGCAAATTGCGACCGAACGGGACGAAGACGATCGTCGTCGAGCCGGAAGGGTCGATTTTAAATGGCGGAGAACCAGGTCCGCACAAGACAGAAGGCATCGGCGTCGAGTCATGGCCGGCGTTCTTACCGCGCGACCTCGTCGATGGGATTTATACGATCACAGACGAAGAGGCGTTCTATTATGTCGCCCATCTGGCCAAGCAAGAAGGATTGCTCGTCGGAAGTTCATCCGGCGCGGCCATCGCGGCTTGCGTGCAAGAAGCGGCTCAGATGACGGAAGGGGTCATCGTGACGATCTTACCGGACAGCGTTGAACGTTATTTAAGTCAAGGAATAGTCAAGGAGGCAGAATATGCGTACAAAAACAGCACTCATTCACGGCGGTAA
- the deoC gene encoding deoxyribose-phosphate aldolase, which yields MELARYIDHTALKAETTKDQVTKLCAEALEYKFASVCVNPTWVKYAAEQLKSDDDVKVCTVIGFPLGANTPEVKAFETKDAIANGAGEIDMVINIGAMKDGDFDLVERDIRAVVEAANGTLVKVIFETCLLTKEEIKKAAELSVKAGADFVKTSTGFSTGGATVEDIRLMRETVGPDLGVKASGGVRDFEGAQAMIDAGATRIGASAGIAIVTGGRSDSDY from the coding sequence ATGGAATTAGCACGTTATATCGACCACACAGCCTTGAAGGCAGAGACAACGAAAGATCAAGTGACAAAACTTTGTGCCGAGGCGCTCGAATATAAATTCGCAAGCGTCTGTGTCAACCCGACATGGGTGAAGTACGCGGCGGAACAACTCAAATCAGATGACGACGTCAAAGTATGTACGGTCATCGGTTTCCCACTCGGAGCCAACACGCCAGAAGTGAAAGCGTTCGAAACAAAAGACGCGATCGCGAACGGCGCAGGCGAAATTGATATGGTCATCAACATCGGTGCCATGAAAGACGGCGACTTCGACCTCGTCGAACGCGATATCCGTGCTGTCGTCGAAGCCGCAAACGGGACACTCGTCAAAGTCATCTTCGAGACGTGCCTCCTTACGAAAGAAGAAATCAAAAAAGCGGCTGAGCTTTCAGTCAAAGCAGGCGCAGACTTCGTGAAAACGTCGACTGGCTTCTCGACAGGCGGCGCGACAGTTGAAGACATCCGCCTCATGCGTGAGACGGTCGGACCAGATCTCGGCGTTAAAGCTTCAGGTGGCGTCCGTGATTTCGAAGGCGCACAAGCGATGATCGATGCCGGCGCGACGCGCATCGGCGCATCGGCTGGAATCGCCATCGTCACTGGCGGACGTTCAGACAGCGACTATTAA
- a CDS encoding S8 family serine peptidase — MPQPKFYLNVSLATCLALTPGLLGLGAEPVLAKPSVKQSVSTTDKHEKLRVVVELVGAPAIEQAKKKGKKFNELTKTEKDGAQKLVKAEQKKAKAAISKKGVKAVTLEEFTTVFNGFSTMLTATDVKKVEALPEVANVHVVNEYERPEVKPDMVTSNGMVQSQQTWGDYGFTGEGTIVAVIDTGVDADHRDFRLTDDSKAELSQTEVETAVSTFGMPGAYINEKVPYAYNYYDENDDIRDDSPGASMHGMHVSGTVAANGDEAAGGLKGVAPEAQVLGLKVFSNDPNYASTYGDIYIKAIDDAIKLGADVINMSLGSTAGFVDADSPEQQAVQRAVDNGVFMSISAGNSAYFGNGYDLPYANNPDTGVVGAPSVSSASTSVASLENDQIQLDAFSIKSGDATDKIGWKKQDGPAFTQGDYDLVYVGDGQPSQYVGKDVKGKIVLAVRDGSYFYSNIQQTAEANGAAGVIVRGAVGHGDYVSMALSNPKIPMASLSIKDGNTLQQRLLAGEQMTIGFAGDRLSVVNGAAGQLSNFTSWGMTPNLDFKPEISAPGGQIFSTLNDNQYGLMSGTSMAAPHVAGGAALVLDRVDRDFNLTGTPRVTMAKNLLINTSKAVTDIGPLNKQLKQNLPYTPRRGGAGLMQLHAAVSTPAIAYEKKTKEAKVALKELNRSKATFTLVVENLSDKAVSYNVSSSLQTDLAIEKTAGLVQNAMEAQALENTKVTVNGKKVSTVKVKPNAKVELKVVLDVSKAQVLNPKTLDGLVPAKDVFENGYFVDGFVRLTDVNGPEGNPSLVVPFVGFEGDWGKAPIFDASIYEDGSFYEVSGMVDQTGNYLGSNLDQSVSADAIAFSPDKDGSKDVAVPVFSLLRNAKDVKYRIVDEAGNVVRTLFQDEALRKNYFDGGANTPYYYSAAYTWDGQLNGKPAPAGKYFYEIEGSIDYMKKQAQTLRFPVKVDYTDPTFTTKWQGDSLAVQAKDEFSGVHSVEYFLNGKSVAKQADGKAYTFTGVSEADQVSVRVVDHAGNSTTKTVAYSTDADKPGVFVNAPLALTPYATAVVPVAGTIQDASAIQSFQVDGVDVPLTWDDAKKEHVFNTTRTFADGVHKLRFVAEDAAGNVANFQRAIFVDTTPAVIELGKLPKKISKKQTSVDVSVTVKDNFDEVKLVVNGDLKFSQALKAPYEMRSFTKTQTVTLPVTSGENTFTFEATDLAGNVTTKTITLVK; from the coding sequence TTGCCACAACCAAAATTTTATTTGAACGTCTCCCTCGCGACATGCCTCGCGTTGACCCCTGGCCTACTCGGCCTCGGTGCTGAACCCGTTCTAGCCAAACCAAGCGTCAAACAAAGTGTGAGCACGACCGATAAGCATGAGAAGTTACGTGTCGTCGTCGAACTCGTCGGTGCCCCGGCAATCGAGCAAGCGAAGAAAAAAGGTAAGAAATTTAACGAGTTGACGAAAACGGAGAAAGACGGTGCCCAAAAGCTCGTCAAAGCCGAACAGAAGAAAGCGAAAGCCGCTATCTCGAAAAAAGGCGTCAAAGCCGTGACACTCGAAGAGTTCACGACCGTCTTCAACGGTTTCAGTACGATGCTGACGGCAACCGACGTCAAGAAGGTCGAGGCGTTGCCTGAAGTCGCAAACGTCCACGTCGTCAACGAGTACGAACGTCCAGAAGTCAAACCGGACATGGTCACGAGCAATGGCATGGTCCAATCACAGCAGACATGGGGCGATTACGGGTTCACGGGTGAGGGCACAATCGTCGCTGTCATCGATACAGGCGTCGATGCCGACCACCGCGATTTCCGTCTCACGGATGACTCAAAAGCCGAGTTGTCTCAAACAGAAGTCGAGACGGCCGTCAGCACGTTCGGCATGCCTGGTGCTTACATAAACGAGAAAGTCCCATACGCCTATAACTATTACGATGAGAACGATGACATCCGTGACGATTCACCTGGCGCCTCGATGCACGGGATGCACGTCTCCGGTACGGTCGCCGCCAATGGGGATGAAGCGGCCGGTGGCTTGAAAGGGGTCGCACCTGAGGCCCAAGTGCTCGGGCTCAAAGTATTCAGTAACGATCCGAACTACGCTTCGACATATGGCGATATTTACATCAAAGCGATCGATGACGCCATCAAGCTTGGTGCGGACGTCATCAACATGAGCCTCGGTTCAACGGCCGGTTTCGTCGATGCTGACTCACCGGAACAACAAGCCGTGCAACGCGCCGTCGATAACGGTGTGTTCATGTCCATCTCAGCAGGGAACTCGGCCTATTTTGGGAACGGCTACGACCTCCCGTACGCCAACAACCCGGACACGGGCGTCGTCGGGGCTCCGAGTGTCAGCTCGGCATCGACATCGGTCGCTTCACTTGAGAACGATCAAATCCAATTGGATGCGTTCTCGATCAAGTCAGGTGACGCTACCGATAAGATCGGTTGGAAAAAACAAGACGGTCCCGCCTTCACCCAAGGTGACTACGACCTCGTCTACGTCGGCGACGGCCAACCGAGCCAATACGTCGGAAAAGACGTCAAAGGAAAAATCGTCCTCGCGGTCCGCGACGGCAGCTACTTCTATTCAAACATTCAACAGACAGCCGAAGCGAACGGCGCAGCTGGCGTCATCGTCCGTGGAGCCGTCGGTCACGGCGATTATGTGAGCATGGCGCTCTCGAACCCGAAAATCCCGATGGCCTCGCTCAGTATCAAAGACGGGAACACGTTGCAACAACGTCTCCTCGCTGGTGAACAGATGACAATCGGTTTTGCCGGCGATCGCCTCAGCGTCGTCAACGGCGCGGCTGGTCAACTCTCGAACTTCACGTCGTGGGGCATGACGCCAAACCTTGACTTCAAGCCGGAGATCTCGGCACCAGGCGGTCAAATCTTCTCGACGTTGAATGATAACCAATACGGCTTGATGAGCGGTACCTCGATGGCCGCGCCTCACGTTGCCGGTGGAGCCGCCCTCGTGCTCGATCGTGTCGACCGTGACTTCAACTTGACGGGCACGCCACGTGTCACGATGGCGAAGAACTTGCTCATCAACACGTCGAAAGCGGTCACGGATATCGGACCGCTCAACAAACAGTTGAAACAGAACCTTCCGTATACGCCGCGTCGTGGTGGAGCCGGTCTCATGCAATTGCATGCTGCCGTCTCGACACCGGCGATCGCGTACGAGAAGAAGACGAAAGAAGCCAAAGTCGCGCTCAAAGAATTGAACCGCAGCAAGGCGACGTTCACGCTTGTCGTCGAGAACTTGTCGGACAAGGCCGTATCGTATAACGTGTCTTCTTCACTCCAAACCGATCTCGCCATTGAAAAGACGGCCGGACTCGTTCAGAACGCGATGGAAGCACAAGCGCTCGAGAATACAAAAGTGACGGTCAACGGTAAGAAAGTCAGCACGGTCAAAGTAAAACCGAACGCGAAAGTAGAGCTCAAAGTCGTACTCGACGTCTCGAAAGCGCAAGTGCTCAATCCGAAAACGCTTGACGGTCTCGTACCGGCGAAAGATGTCTTCGAGAACGGTTACTTCGTCGATGGATTCGTTCGCTTGACGGACGTCAACGGTCCTGAGGGCAACCCGTCACTCGTCGTACCGTTCGTCGGTTTCGAAGGAGACTGGGGCAAGGCGCCAATCTTCGATGCCTCGATCTATGAAGACGGCTCGTTCTATGAAGTGTCAGGTATGGTCGATCAAACAGGGAACTATCTCGGTTCGAACCTCGACCAATCGGTCTCTGCCGACGCGATCGCCTTCTCACCGGACAAAGATGGCTCAAAAGATGTTGCCGTACCGGTGTTCTCGTTGCTTCGTAACGCCAAGGACGTCAAGTATCGCATCGTCGACGAGGCAGGTAATGTCGTTCGGACGTTATTCCAAGACGAAGCGCTTCGCAAGAACTACTTTGATGGCGGTGCCAACACACCTTATTACTATTCGGCCGCTTATACATGGGATGGCCAGTTAAACGGCAAACCAGCCCCGGCCGGCAAGTACTTCTATGAAATCGAAGGAAGTATCGATTACATGAAGAAACAAGCCCAGACGCTCCGCTTCCCGGTCAAAGTCGATTACACGGATCCAACGTTCACGACGAAATGGCAAGGAGACAGCTTGGCCGTCCAAGCGAAAGATGAATTCTCTGGAGTCCATTCGGTCGAGTACTTCTTGAACGGGAAATCCGTCGCCAAGCAAGCGGACGGCAAGGCCTACACGTTCACAGGCGTCAGTGAGGCTGATCAAGTCAGCGTTCGCGTCGTCGACCACGCCGGCAACAGCACGACGAAGACGGTCGCTTACTCGACAGACGCGGATAAGCCAGGCGTGTTCGTGAACGCCCCGCTCGCTTTGACACCATATGCGACAGCGGTCGTCCCGGTCGCAGGAACGATTCAAGATGCATCGGCAATCCAGTCGTTCCAAGTCGACGGTGTTGACGTGCCGCTCACATGGGACGATGCGAAGAAAGAACACGTCTTCAATACGACCCGGACGTTCGCGGACGGTGTCCATAAATTACGGTTCGTCGCCGAAGATGCGGCCGGCAACGTGGCCAACTTCCAACGCGCGATTTTCGTGGACACGACACCAGCCGTGATTGAACTCGGAAAACTGCCGAAGAAGATTAGTAAAAAACAAACGTCGGTCGATGTCAGTGTGACTGTGAAAGACAACTTCGATGAAGTGAAACTCGTCGTCAACGGTGACTTGAAATTCAGCCAAGCGCTGAAAGCCCCGTATGAGATGCGTTCATTCACGAAAACACAGACGGTCACGCTTCCTGTGACATCAGGTGAGAACACGTTCACGTTCGAGGCGACCGACCTCGCCGGTAACGTGACAACGAAGACGATCACACTCGTCAAATAA